The Canis aureus isolate CA01 chromosome X, VMU_Caureus_v.1.0, whole genome shotgun sequence region GCTGAACAGGCCCTTTGTGTACTGTATATTTAGTTCAGAGTAAAGGCAGCTTCTAGCAATTTCTTTCAGGCATGGAACACTAGAACTACTGACACATACAGACTAGGGGGCTGTAAAAGAAAATTCGTCCAGAGTATAGAATGCCAGAGGATGCAGAATTGGCCCAttgaaaccataaaatatatattattaccaATGTTTCACATGAAAGGCAAATTTTGTAGCAGATTGGGTTGTTCTGTTGGTGAACGTATACTTCAGACCAATTCTTTTACAAAAAAGGGAGTCTTATTTTTTGGTAGGTATTTGGCATCTAGTAGGCACTAATTAAATAGTTGTTGGGTGAATGAAGAAGTAAATGAGCCTTAGGGGATTTTAGTTCAGGGGTAGGGATAGTGTCCAGGGAGCAGGAACCCAAGGGAGACAGCGCAGGAGGGGCCCAGTTCACAGGCACAAGCCACCGACAGCCAGACACTGTGGCGGTCTCCAGGCAACAATGGGACCGCCTCTATGGTGgctttgaattttaatatttggaaCAGATGGTTGGTATACAATGCCCTTGTTTTTACCCAGGAACCTGGAATCACTGCTAGTCACCAACCTGTTTAGAGGATAGAGTTTGTGCCTGTAGGTATGTCACAGAGTTCTGTTTTACAAATGGATTATTTGGTGGCTTATGTGGTGAGGTAAATGCAGGACCCTGTGAGTTTAGGTAGTAGCCAAAATCATTTTTCTAGAATAAGTCCAAGTCAACAGACTGGGGTGAATATTTGGGGACAAGTCCATCTGGTTGGTTATCTATGAACCCTTAATCATTAAACTGTGAATGTCGATGAAGCTTAGTGAAGATCTATGGAAGTTGAAGCAGAACATTCCATATCACGGAAACCCCATGTCTGAAGCAGGAGCAATTAGCCTTAGCACCCCTTCTCATAGCCAACTCCCTCTCAACTACAACCAATCAGAGACCATCCTCCAAGTATCTGGAGGCATTTTCTTACAGTGGGCTGAGCTGGGAGGCAAGCTGCAGAGCAATCCTGTGCTTCCGGCTATCTGGGCAGAGTTGCAATCCTCCCACACTGCAGACTCCTGAGGATGGGCTAGGTGTCGATCTTGCTGGAGGAGACTTAAGAAGGGCTCATAGTTCCCATTGGGTTGGGGCTCTGGAACCATGTGCCCAGTGGAGTAGGCCTGAGAGTAGCCAGGCTCTGAAGAGCTGGGGCTGGCTAGGGAGGGGTAATGCCATGGCTCGTCAGACTCAACAGGGGGGCTCCCCGCCAGGGACGCTGGGTACTGATCCATAGTCATGAGACTAGGCCCATTCAAGTTGCAGTTGGTGGCACCATATGCAAAAGATGCTTCTGGCTCtagctctggctctggctctggctctggctttgTCCACTGAGACGAGAAACGCCACTGGTTTGGAGGCATGTCACTATCTGGGAAGGAAAGATGTACAAGACACGTTAGGTGtttattgttttcaaaatggaaatagctaaattttttttctggttactacacactctattttttaatgtcaagaaaatgtagaaaaagtaaaaacaaaaacaaaaacaaaacaccacgcTACCTATAATATCCAGAGACCACCACTGTCCACTTTTAGGTATACTTCTTTCTAGGATTTGTTTCTATTCAGGTCCACAGGTTTTCACATTacataggaatttttttaaagattttatttattcatgagagacacagagagagagagaggcagaaacacaggccgagggagaagcaggctccatgcagggagcccgacgtgggacttgatcctgggtctccaggaccacaccttgggctgaaggcggcgctaaaccactgggccacccgggctgcccatcttcaCATAGGATTTTTAAGGCGGCTTTTGCATTATTAAAATACCACAAATATCCTCCCATAGCAATGAACAAAGCCAACACCAGCAGAATATTCAGTTATGTTAACAACACTGCGATGACCATCTTTGTATACACATTTTTGCAACGATGTCCAACGAGCCCCTCAAGGAAacttttctaaaagtaaaattgCTTGATTAAAGGTGATTTGTGTTTGGTTGTTGCTAGCTGACTTTATTTTATAGCCAGTGGCTTGAATACACCAAATAAAGGAtgccaaaaaaaattgtaaagggTTTAACGCCTGTGTAAGTCACTCACACAAGTCTAAGTGTTCAAACCCCATTTTCTAGAGGCATCAGGGGCTTGGGGATACTAAGACTGGACCAGG contains the following coding sequences:
- the VGLL1 gene encoding transcription cofactor vestigial-like protein 1; translation: MEEMEKTDIQLQRPIKTEWNPQCVLFTYFQGDIGSVVDEHFSRALSNVRSPQGLSPLSQGADVILRNDSDMPPNQWRFSSQWTKPEPEPEPELEPEASFAYGATNCNLNGPSLMTMDQYPASLAGSPPVESDEPWHYPSLASPSSSEPGYSQAYSTGHMVPEPQPNGNYEPFLSLLQQDRHLAHPQESAVWEDCNSAQIAGSTGLLCSLPPSSAHYKKIYFPPDGGPASANLASEKSQSPERRDVFFY